Proteins encoded in a region of the Pelmatolapia mariae isolate MD_Pm_ZW linkage group LG16_19, Pm_UMD_F_2, whole genome shotgun sequence genome:
- the LOC134644863 gene encoding uridylate-specific endoribonuclease C-like has translation MHRVERKTIVRTKVTRVSWGFMNIISDVSPQRAHQYLVTESQSSSDLRLFKNQLHLIWFHLYHRQRNTGLDSLLARQNHWFSQLGPVPPAKDIRPGSMICAKAAGRGMAKERKDLTERKR, from the exons atgcaccgtgtagaacgaaagaccatcgtacgaacaaag GTTACCAGAGTCAGCTGGGGATTCATGAACATCATCAGCGATGTTTCTCCACAGCGGGCTCATCAGTACCTGGTGACAGAAAGTCAATCCAGCTCTGACTTGAGGCTGTTCAAGAATCAGCTCCACTTGATCTGGTTCCACCTCTACCAcaggcagagaaacacagg CCTGGACTCTTTGTTGGCCAGACAAAATCATTGGTTTTCACAACTGGGTCCAGTTCCACCTGCAAAGGATATAAGGCCAGGGAGCATGATTTG TGCAAAGGCAGCTGGCAGAGGAATGGCCAAGGAAAGGAAAGACCTCACTGAGCGAAAAAGATGA